A region from the uncultured Methanobrevibacter sp. genome encodes:
- a CDS encoding nucleotide exchange factor GrpE yields the protein MAKKNETKKTEEEIDEEDQSKLQDKEESPSESKDESSQEDGKEKPSKDDESEDGELDKLNKDLERKDEEIIELKSHIQRLQADFDNFRKQGEKQKQDLIRYANEGLIVKFLDIYEDMERALENSSNEEELREGLELIYSKMKNALEKEGVEEIPAVGEKFDPFKHEALLTVDSPDHENNEIVDELMKGYTLKDKVIKYSKVRVCKKAKKEE from the coding sequence ATGGCTAAGAAAAATGAAACTAAAAAAACTGAAGAAGAAATTGATGAGGAAGATCAATCCAAACTTCAGGATAAAGAAGAAAGCCCTTCTGAATCTAAAGATGAGTCTTCACAAGAAGATGGCAAAGAAAAACCATCAAAAGATGATGAAAGTGAAGACGGCGAATTAGATAAATTAAACAAAGACCTTGAGAGGAAAGATGAAGAAATCATAGAGCTAAAATCCCATATTCAAAGACTTCAAGCAGACTTTGATAACTTTAGAAAACAAGGAGAAAAACAAAAACAGGACTTAATAAGATATGCAAATGAAGGCCTTATTGTTAAATTCCTTGATATCTATGAAGATATGGAAAGGGCTCTTGAAAACTCAAGCAATGAAGAGGAACTTAGAGAAGGTTTAGAATTAATTTATTCCAAAATGAAAAATGCTTTAGAAAAAGAGGGTGTTGAAGAGATTCCTGCAGTAGGAGAAAAGTTCGACCCATTCAAGCATGAAGCTTTGCTTACTGTAGACAGTCCAGATCATGAAAACAACGAAATCGTTGATGAACTTATGAAAGGATACACCTTAAAGGATAAGGTAATCAAATACTCTAAAGTAAGAGTTTGCAAAAAAGCTAAAAAAGAAGAATAA
- a CDS encoding ArsR family transcriptional regulator, with amino-acid sequence MEQNQNQYDDVDMEAILDVMGCKTRRDIMDLLREEPRFVSEISQELQIGQKAIIEHLRAMEDVGILTSSTKKVVRGRPRKYYDMPNDVNVHITITKNSFNVSFSEDLLNPHNDIKQLPSGDEWSKLLDIEKRIDQGHTEAIEELKAQIRLYDNLKERAEYILERTYNRY; translated from the coding sequence ATGGAACAAAACCAAAATCAATATGACGATGTTGATATGGAAGCGATTCTTGATGTTATGGGATGTAAGACTAGACGTGATATCATGGATCTCTTAAGGGAAGAGCCAAGATTTGTTAGTGAAATATCTCAAGAGCTCCAAATAGGTCAGAAAGCTATCATTGAGCATTTAAGGGCTATGGAAGATGTCGGTATTTTAACATCTTCAACAAAAAAAGTGGTTAGAGGTCGTCCACGTAAGTATTATGATATGCCAAATGATGTGAATGTGCATATTACAATTACTAAAAACTCATTCAATGTATCTTTTTCTGAAGATTTATTAAATCCTCATAATGATATCAAACAATTGCCTTCTGGTGATGAGTGGTCTAAATTATTGGATATTGAAAAGAGAATAGATCAAGGTCATACAGAAGCTATTGAAGAATTGAAAGCTCAAATACGTTTATATGACAACTTGAAAGAAAGAGCAGAATACATTTTAGAAAGAACTTATAATAGATATTAG